In Bacillus sp. Cs-700, one genomic interval encodes:
- a CDS encoding Lrp/AsnC family transcriptional regulator, translating into MNEKEIEILEILEENARIPMDVLADMVELSVEEVEKTIKRLEEQNIILNYSSVINWDKTSGVDGVAAMIDVKVTPKRDVGFDEIAERIYRFPEVKAVYLMSGAFDLSVQIEGKTMKEVAFFVSNKLSTLDSVLSTTTHFLLKKYKHDGVIFEPEKKDKRIVVSP; encoded by the coding sequence ATGAATGAAAAAGAAATCGAAATTCTTGAGATTTTAGAAGAAAATGCGCGTATTCCAATGGATGTGCTAGCCGATATGGTTGAATTGTCGGTTGAAGAAGTAGAGAAAACAATCAAGAGACTTGAAGAGCAAAACATTATTTTGAATTACTCGTCTGTCATCAACTGGGATAAGACATCTGGAGTAGATGGAGTTGCAGCTATGATTGATGTGAAAGTAACCCCAAAACGAGACGTTGGCTTTGATGAAATCGCTGAACGAATTTATCGTTTTCCAGAAGTGAAAGCTGTTTACCTGATGTCAGGTGCGTTCGATTTATCTGTACAGATCGAAGGTAAAACAATGAAAGAAGTGGCCTTTTTTGTCTCAAATAAGCTATCCACGCTAGATTCAGTTCTTTCGACAACAACGCATTTTCTGCTAAAGAAATATAAACATGACGGTGTCATCTTTGAGCCCGAAAAGAAAGATAAGCGGATTGTGGTGTCGCCATGA